One segment of Solanum lycopersicum chromosome 1, SLM_r2.1 DNA contains the following:
- the LOC101248721 gene encoding 2-carboxy-1,4-naphthoquinone phytyltransferase, chloroplastic, with product MASSATFNVPILVSAFNKTSHAPISSRNFILRTCSLPSHVRQRSICCFQCTGRSGSVIDLGWKEVKQWHSSLRGFFMCKVQQHDATSEENEENISQATLIWRAIKLPIYSVALIPLTVGSAAAYLQTGLFSARRYFMLLASSVFIITWLNLSNDVYDFDTGADKDKKESVVNIVGSRTGTFVAACLLLALGFLGLTYTSVEAANLRAILLLASAITCGYIYQCPPFRLSYQGLGEPLCFAAFGPFATTAFYLLQSNTSELPITYTTLSASALVGFTTSLILFCSHFHQVEGDKAVRKFSPLVRLGTEAGSRVVKVGVATLYSGMLLLGFTQTLPLTCIILCALTIPVGKLVVSYVEKNHKDKAKIFMAKYYCVRLHALFGVALAAGLVAAKMVARYPVPKPI from the exons ATGGCATCGTCAGCCACTTTCAATGTTCCAATTCTTGTTTCTGCCTTTAATAAGACTAGCCATGCGCCTATTTCTTCCAG GAATTTTATCTTAAGGACTTGTTCACTACCATCACACGTCAGACAAAGATCAATCTGCTGCTTCCAATGCACAGGAAGATCTGGCAGTGTTATTGACTTAGGATGGAAAGAAGTCAAGCAATGGCATTCAAGCCTGAGAGGTTTCTTCATGTGTAAAGTGCAACAACATGATGCTACCAGTGAggagaatgaagaaaatatcTCACAAGCTACTTTGATATGGAGGGCAATCAAATTGCCAATATACTCTGTAGCCTTAATTCCTCTAACT GTGGGGAGTGCAGCTGCTTATTTGCAGACAGGCCTCTTTTCTGCTAGGCGTTATTTTATGCTGTTGGCATCTTCAGTTTTTATTATCACTTGGCTTAATTTAAG CAACGACGTTTATGATTTTGACACAGGAGCTGATAAGGACAAGAAAGAGTCAGTTGTGAACATTGTTGGCAG CCGCACAGGAACATTCGTTGCTGCTTGCTTGTTACTTGCCCTTGGCTTCTTGGGGCTTACTTATACATCTGTGGAGGCTGCAAATCTACGTGCTATATTACTATTAGCTTCTGCAATTACTTGTGGTTACATATATCAG TGCCCACCTTTTCGGTTAAGTTATCAAGGTCTAGGGGAACCCTTGTGCTTTGCTGCATTTGGTCCTTTTGCTACGACTGCCTTTTACTTGCTTCAAAGCAACACCAG TGAGCTCCCAATCACATATACAACACTTTCAGCATCAGCACTTGTTGGTTTCACAACATCACTTATCCTGTTCTGTAGTCATTTCCACCAG GTAGAAGGGGATAAGGCCGTGAGGAAGTTTTCTCCACTG GTTAGGCTTGGTACTGAAGCTGGTTCTAGAGTTGTAAAAGTGGGTGTGGCAACACTCTATTCAGGGATGCTTCTTCTCGGTTTTACTCAAACACTTCCGTTAACATGTATT ATTCTTTGTGCTTTAACAATACCAGTGGGAAAACTCGTAGTTAGCTATGTGGAGAAGAACCATAAG GACAAAGCAAAGATCTTTATGGCAAAGTATTACTGTGTGAGACTTCATGCTCTATTTGGAGTGGCTCTGGCTGCTGGCTTGGTAGCTGCTAAAATGGTTGCTAGATATCCTGTTCCAAAACCAATATAG
- the ABCG3 gene encoding ABC transporter G family member 1: MNMSKNGEVLLTWEDLWVTASSLKDGNKAILKGLTGYAKPGQLLAIMGPSGCGKSTLLDTIAGRLGSSTRQKGDILINGRKQTLAYGTSAYVTQEDTLMATLTVKEAVYYSAELQLPNSMPKSEKKQIADMTMKEMGLQDAMETRIGGWSGKGISGGQKRRVSICLEILTRPKLLFLDEPTSGLDSAASYYVMKTIASQCQGRTIIASIHQPSTEVFSLFHSLCLLSSGRTVYFGPANAAIEFFALSGYPCPTLQNPSDHFLKTINSDFDQDIEEGQTSRKSTEEVINILIKSYSDSDKYRAVQSQVAEICKQEGEVLEKRSRASFTTQSLVLTRRSFVNMSRDLGYYWLRLAVYIVIAVGLGTIYYDVGFSYTSIQSRGSMLMFVATFITFMAIGGFSSFVEELKVFQREKLNGHYGSGSFVIANTLSAIPYLVLVSFIPGAIAYFLTGLQGGFEHFMCFALVLFTCMMLVESLMMIVASIVPNFLMGLITGAGIQAVMCLSGGFFRLSNELPRVFWKYPLHYVAFHKYAYQGLFKNEFEGLKIHDENMKRLIKGEDILKYKWEMDMDYSKWVDLAILLGMIILYRLLFLLLVKAGEKVKPAVRAIMSNSPQQINSAETPLHEFAA; encoded by the exons ATGAATATGTCAAAAAATGGAGAGGTTTTGTTGACGTGGGAAGATTTGTGGGTGACGGCTTCAAGCTTGAAAGATGGCAACAAAGCCATACTTAAAGGTTTAACAGGCTATGCAAAGCCTGGTCAGCTCTTGGCTATCATGGGACCTTCTGGCTGTGGCAAATCTACACTTCTCGATACAATAGCCg gGAGATTGGGATCGAGCACTAGGCAGAAAGGAGATATTCTAATCAATGGTCGCAAACAAACACTGGCTTATGGAACCTCT GCCTATGTGACTCAAGAAGATACTCTAATGGCAACTCTCACAGTAAAAGAAGCTGTATACTACTCAGCTGAACTACAACTCCCAAATTCGATGCCAAAATcagagaaaaaacaaatagCAGACATGACTATGAAGGAAATGGGGTTGCAGGATGCAATGGAAACAAGAATTGGAGGATGGAGTGGGAAAGGAATTAGCGGAGGACAAAAAAGGAGAGTCAGCATATGCTTAGAGATTTTAACGCGCCCAAAACTTCTCTTTCTTGATGAACCAACTAGTGGACTTGATAGCGCGGCGTCTTATTATGTCATGAAAACAATTGCAAGCCAATGTCAGGGGAGAACAATTATTGCCTCAATTCATCAACCTAGCACTGAAGTTTTCagtctttttcattctttatgTCTTTTGTCTTCTGGAAGAACTGTCTACTTTGGACCTGCTAATGCAGCAATTGAG TTTTTTGCATTGAGTGGTTATCCTTGCCCGACGCTCCAGAATCCATCTGATCATTTTCTCAAAACAATTAACAGTGATTTTGATCAG GACATTGAAGAAGGTCAAACTAGTAGGAAATCAACAGAAGAGGTGATTAATATCCTGATAAAGTCGTATAGTGATTCTGATAAGTACAGAGCTGTTCAAAGTCAAGTTGCTGAAATCTGCAAACAg GAAGGTGAAGTATTGGAGAAAAGAAGCCGTGCCAGCTTCACAACTCAAAGCCTTGTTTTGACAAGAAGGTCATTCGTGAACATGTCCCGTGATCTTGGATACTACTGGCTGCGCTTAGCTGTTTATATTGTAATAGCTGTAGGTCTTGGAACTATCTATTATGATGTTGGCTTTTCTTACACTTCAATTCAG TCAAGAGGCTCCATGCTCATGTTTGTGGCAACATTCATCACTTTTATGGCCATTGGTGGATTCTCCTCTTTTGTGGAAGAACTCAAG GTATTTCAACGAGAGAAACTAAACGGTCATTATGGTTCTGGTTCATTTGTCATTGCCAATACACTTTCTGCTATACCGTACTTGGTATTGGTATCTTTTATCCCAGGAGCTATCGCGTATTTCCTCACTGGACTACAAGGTGGATTCGAGCATTTCATGTGCTTTGCATTAGTCCTCTTCACGTGTATGATGTTAGTTGAGAGCCTAATGATGATTGTAGCAAGCATTGTGCCTAATTTCCTCATGGGGTTAATCACTGGAGCAGGAATACAAGCAGTTATGTGCTTAAGTGGAGGATTCTTTCGATTATCAAATGAGTTGCCTAGGGTATTCTGGAAGTACCCTTTACACTATGTCGCATTTCATAAATATGCTTACCAAGGATTGTTCAAGAACGAGTTTGAAGGACTAAAAATTCATGACGAGAACATGAAACGTCTGATCAAAGGGGAAGATATTCTGAAATATAAATGGGAAATGGATATGGATTACTCAAAGTGGGTGGATCTTGCCATTTTACTGGGGATGATAATTTTATACAGGTTATTGTTCTTGCTGTTAGTCAAGGCTGGTGAAAAGGTTAAACCAGCTGTAAGAGCAATCATGTCTAACTCACCTCAACAAATCAATTCAGCAGAAACACCTTTGCATGAATTTGCTGCTTAA